From Epinephelus lanceolatus isolate andai-2023 chromosome 5, ASM4190304v1, whole genome shotgun sequence, the proteins below share one genomic window:
- the synm gene encoding synemin, whose translation MLPFKRTFDSEKQQLQELNSRLAQYLSRTKQLEQENAHLISQINKLRQTKRVDWEPKYLGEMRELRRMVGQLSFEKSQAEMEREKLWRELQMVQSMCSEQTEVCRDISGELKGYEKELHHAHKTNDELQQRLFQLENEYKCMVDAHMQEKDHLLRQVESRVVPIITQTYHGPPVATMEEVQEYARGLSEGWIETFEMYQVKVEEMELSIKADQARLGDLQREKMMYASELDRLRTEAEKQGQIQFHLEEELMRMQEKFRVDFSEYQMIIEQLEQERNVMADAIAEKMREHQHLLQVKMDLGMEVAAYRALLEGERVNIQDAHRRGTQHQRERIIDIKMPAQRHTPRASTLTTRQHMDIRYTPPTSNLRRSPVPPSGSISPSRVIPISVAGRARHQSPASRRDMISFTKARAAASAPATAAAKDKQTGQREYQMKPHAQKTAAEEKTVEIKQVSRIENKASPIKSTTTETSSVRVVSPPMMSLSTKTETESKKQVSDEKEKDYDYGGKFKDKVETESMTGPSEKKILDSVSVEEIIEKVIKPAGLEAEGSSSGDPPVRYHVETTEQEDGTMKTRIVLESKVEEELDVSEDSALDELLNQGVKKASLEDIKDTATESMIKNLLSGLQANENLENKSVNVEIIQEQVESYSDEEIEVEQKSRSSFYEPSTTYFQIEELENVPHDTHVQRSDGDAMKTSMTDTDSYKGGSVQVQEVSRESESPYFSHEQEPDEYFVSTPDGNLSEAEEGVGITSYGHYGIVDDLSDERYYQDESPLPKGVIVEESDEYKFMSGDHSFIKESFPECIIEEEVRVSPVVQESVLEFLREDSLEPKEQLKGALEKLQSSVSGPLKEELAFLTKVSRESPENVAVNVKKVQQSSDNGTMTIVAELNVSQTLEDSGLLEAGGDISEEQIMAALKSSNLGKAFQGGAGGGYSVRVSKEEDVGYGEEFQGFTDEGESASEITEKHITLRPSEKSFTFQMGAQGGHAEATSPQKTPMMISEEERVATIYLESPTDD comes from the exons ATGTTGCCTTTCAAGAGAACTTTTGACAGCgagaagcagcagctgcaggaacTCAACAGCAGACTTGCCCAGTATCTTTCCAGGACGAAGCAGCTGGAGCAGGAAAATGCGCATCTCATCTCTCAAATCAACAAACTCAGACAGACGAAGAGGGTGGACTGGGAGCCCAAGTATCTGGGTGAGATGCGGGAGCTGAGGAGAATGGTGGGGCAGCTGTCGTTTGAAAAGTCCCAGGCtgagatggagagggagaagcTATGGCGGGAGTTGCAGATGGTCCAGTCTATGTGCAGCGAGCAGACCGAGGTGTGCAGGGACATCAGTGGCGAGCTGAAAGGCTACGAAAAGGAGCTCCACCACGCTCACAAGACCAACGATGAACTCCAGCAGCGTTTATTCCAGCTGGAGAACGAATATAAATGTATGGTCGATGCGCACATGCAAGAAAAGGACCATCTCCTGCGTCAGGTGGAGTCCCGGGTGGTGCCCATCATTACGCAAACTTATCACGGGCCTCCAGTGGCCACTATGGAAGAGGTGCAAGAGTACGCCCGGGGTCTGTCCGAGGGATGGATTGAGACATTTGAAATGTACCAAgtgaaggtggaggagatggagctGTCGATTAAAGCGGACCAGGCGAGGCTGGGTGATCTGCAGAGGGAGAAGATGATGTATGCCTCGGAGTTGGACAGATTACGCACAGAGGCGGAAAAACAAGGTCAGATTCAGTTCCATCTTGAAGAGGAACTGATGCGCATGCAGGAGAAATTCCGGGTGGACTTCAGTGAATATCAG ATGATTATTGAGCAGCTGGAACAAGAGAGGAATGTGATGGCTGACGCTATTGCAGAAAAGATGCGAGAGCATCAGCACCTTCTCCAGGTGAAGATGGATCTGGGCATGGAGGTGGCTGCCTACAG gGCTCTCCTGGAAGGCGAGAGAGTGAATATCCAAGATGCTCATAGGAGGGGGACTCAGCATCAGAGAGAAAGAATAATAG ATATCAAGATGCCTGCACAGCGCCACACTCCAAGAGCTTCCACCTTAACCACCAGACAACATATGGATATCAGGTACACGCCGCCGACTTCAAACCTGAGAAGATCCCCTGTGCCTCCCTCTGGGTCCATAAGCCCCTCCAGGGTCATCCCCATTTCAGTTGCAGGCAGAGCTCGGCATCAGAGTCCTGCATCCAGAAGGGACATGATCTCATTCACCAAAGCTCGAGCTGCTGCCTCTGCCCCTGCTACAGCCGCTGCCAAAGATAAACAAACAGGCCAGCGTGAATACCAAATGAAACCACATGCgcagaaaacagcagcagaggagaaaactgTGGAAATCAAACAGGTCTCTCGCATAGAGAACAAAGCCAGTCCCATCAAGTCCACCACTACTGAGACAAGTTCAGTGAGAGTCGTGTCACCGCCAATGATGAGCTTGAGCACGAAAACTGAAACAGAAAGCAAGAAGCAAGTGTctgatgaaaaagaaaaagattatgATTATGGAGGCAAGTTCAAAGATAAAGTGGAAACAGAGTCTATGACGGGCCCAAGCGAGAAAAAGATACTAGACTCTGTGTCTGTAGAGGAGATCATTGAGAAAGTGATAAAACCAGCAGGTTTGGAAGCTGAGGGTAGCTCCTCGGGAGATCCGCCGGTAAGGTATCATGTGGAGACAACTGAGCAGGAGGATGGAACGATGAAGACGAGGATTGTGTTAGAGTCCAAAGTGGAGGAAGAGCTGGATGTTTCTGAGGACTCTGCACTGGATGAACTACTGAACCAAGGGGTTAAGAAGGCGTCACTGGAAGATATCAAggacacagcaacagaaagcATGATCAAGAACCTGCTAAGTGGCCTGCAGGCAAATGAGAACTTGGAAAATAAGTCTGTCAATGTAGAAATCATCCAGGAACAGGTGGAGTCTTACAGTGATGAGGAGATTGAAGTTGAGCAGAAGTCCAGATCTAGTTTCTATGAGCCCTCCACGACATATTTCCAAATCGAGGAGCTAGAAAACGTCCCTCATGACACTCACGTTCAGAGGAGTGATGGTGATGCCATGAAAACCTCCATGACAGACACAGATAGTTACAAGGGTGGATCTGTGCAAGTTCAAGAGGTGTCTAGAGAGAGTGAATCTCCCTATTTCTCCCATGAGCAAGAGCCTGACGAGTATTTTGTCTCCACCCCAGATGGTAATCTCTCTGAAGCCGAGGAGGGTGTTGGCATCACCTCATACGGCCATTATGGTATCGTAGATGATCTGTCAGATGAGCGGTATTATCAAGATGAAAGTCCTCTCCCGAAAGGAGTGATCGTAGAGGAAAGTGACGAATACAAGTTCATGTCAGGTGATCACTCGTTTATCAAGGAGAGCTTCCCGGAGTGCATCATTGAAGAAGAGGTTCGTGTCTCTCCTGTAGTGCAGGAGTCGGTGCTTGAGTTCCTGAGAGAGGACTCTTTGGAGCCCAAGGAGCAGCTGAAGGGGGCTCTAGAGAAGCTACAAAGCTCAGTGTCAGGTCCGCTGAAGGAGGAGTTGGCTTTCCTCACAAAAGTGAGCAGAGAAAGCCCAGAGAATGTGGCTGTCAACGTCAAAAAAGTGCAACAGTCAAGCGACAACGGCACCATGACTATAGTTGCAGAGCTGAACGTCTCTCAAACCCTGGAAGACTCTGGGCTGTTGGAGGCAGGAGGTGATATATCTGAAGAGCAGATCATGGCAGCTCTTAAATCTTCTAACCTGGGGAAAGCCTTCCAGGGTGGGGCAGGAGGGGGATACAGTGTCAGGGTCTCCAAAGAAGAGGATGTGGGGTATGGTGAAGAGTTCCAAGGCTTTACTGATGAAGGAGAGTCTGCATCTGAAATTACTGAGAAACACATAACACTGAGGCCATCAGAAAAGTCCTTTACCTTTCAGATGGGCGCACAGGGCGGCCACGCTGAGGCGACCTCACCGCAAAAGACCCCGATGATGATTTCGGAAGAGGAGAGAGTTGCAACAATATACCTTGAAAGCCCGACAGATGATTAG